The Paenibacillus tianjinensis genome has a window encoding:
- a CDS encoding glycosyltransferase family 2 protein: MSVSIVVPMYNLEHYITPLLHSLLEQSEKRFEVILVDDGSTDRTHAVVNSFLEQHSSLQAQLIRTANAGVSAARNTGLSAAAGDYVLFLDGDDYADSSLVRRIVSSAGPDVICWGYNLVREDQSTIVSFTSAAGDTTGSEALQNIFVHKSLRIWTGSIAYKRSFLLDHGIRYTERCVNGEDQEFIYKALSRAVRVVSIPEVLSYYVQRTSSITGTYNVGKFDVVAAFKRVDEYFKAHPFSEAAAISELLMNREMTENYFYNLKTCLNGTTRADIRSLLEDIGRAYPGLPQEMKLIMKHYQGDDRQLALHIKAFLISPPLYARLIRLDRSWIQFKHKLKTVISRKEIKI; this comes from the coding sequence ATGAGTGTAAGTATTGTAGTTCCCATGTACAATTTAGAGCATTATATAACGCCCTTGCTGCATTCACTCCTGGAGCAGAGCGAGAAGCGGTTCGAGGTGATTCTGGTCGATGACGGGTCTACCGACAGGACCCATGCGGTCGTGAACAGCTTCCTGGAGCAGCATTCCAGTCTGCAGGCCCAGCTGATCCGCACAGCCAACGCCGGCGTCAGCGCCGCCAGAAATACCGGACTATCCGCAGCCGCCGGAGATTATGTGCTGTTCCTGGACGGAGATGATTACGCGGACAGCAGCCTGGTACGGAGGATTGTCAGCTCCGCCGGGCCGGACGTGATCTGCTGGGGCTACAACCTGGTCCGTGAGGATCAGTCAACGATTGTAAGCTTCACTTCTGCCGCGGGCGATACTACGGGCAGCGAAGCACTGCAGAATATTTTTGTGCACAAAAGCCTGAGAATCTGGACCGGCAGCATTGCCTACAAGCGCAGCTTCCTGCTTGATCACGGCATCCGCTATACGGAGCGCTGTGTCAACGGCGAGGATCAAGAGTTTATCTATAAAGCCTTATCCAGAGCTGTACGGGTAGTCTCTATCCCGGAGGTTCTGTCTTATTATGTACAGCGGACTTCCTCCATTACCGGTACTTATAATGTAGGCAAGTTCGATGTCGTCGCTGCCTTCAAACGGGTGGATGAATATTTCAAAGCCCATCCCTTCAGTGAAGCTGCCGCTATATCGGAGCTGCTGATGAACAGGGAAATGACCGAGAACTATTTCTACAACCTGAAAACCTGTCTGAACGGCACTACCAGAGCGGATATCCGCAGCCTGCTTGAAGATATCGGGCGCGCCTATCCCGGATTACCCCAGGAGATGAAGCTGATTATGAAGCACTACCAGGGGGATGACCGGCAGCTTGCACTGCACATCAAGGCCTTCTTAATTTCCCCGCCTTTATACGCGCGGTTGATCCGCTTAGACCGGAGCTGGATCCAGTTCAAACACAAGCTCAAAACCGTGATTTCGAGAAAGGAAATTAAGATATGA
- a CDS encoding VOC family protein: protein MITKYQCVNISSTHPKELVGFYNEKLGIPILEPDENYDGVSIGFLKDAPVIVIWDENKWGKSSEGKVNFVFACDNLDQTYAELQEKGVQLEPPVTAVWGGKELPFLDPDGNKILLLES, encoded by the coding sequence ATGATTACGAAATATCAGTGTGTGAATATCTCTTCTACGCATCCAAAGGAACTGGTCGGATTTTATAATGAAAAATTAGGTATACCTATCTTGGAGCCGGATGAGAATTACGATGGTGTATCGATAGGATTTCTGAAAGATGCTCCTGTAATCGTGATTTGGGATGAGAATAAATGGGGAAAATCAAGCGAAGGCAAGGTCAACTTTGTGTTCGCTTGTGATAACCTTGACCAGACCTATGCTGAACTGCAAGAAAAGGGCGTTCAATTGGAGCCTCCGGTAACAGCCGTATGGGGTGGAAAAGAGCTTCCGTTCCTTGATCCGGATGGCAATAAAATTTTACTGTTAGAAAGTTAA
- a CDS encoding glycosyltransferase family 2 protein, whose amino-acid sequence MDHSEGLHQAGYRLLHQLHEDIQHPPADGLSREDIITRCRNISSGAADSAAKESLETLTGVIEACLSGRASADALQFYCSAQFKTDITMEFPELIAGLEKLRSTAPDNKPAEPADPASLPKISVIITTYNRKDFLNQAITSILRQDYPHKEITVIDDCSSDGTDAMMAASFGEEPRVIYMRSETNQGPGNNRRKAFAAHGDGEYILFLDDDDYLIDSSYFSKAVSFHKLHPEISFVAANVFMEYSKSQQLKISSLGLRSITPKQDYFKNFEQKNYPKPASTLTTIFKREALMALDILNMNMVNDASIYLRALLIGDAGFIDTIAGVYRIHGNNITFNLSQSFLIENLEEKRLIRNMAIERYGYSKAEMNEWFNHNVYDTISYYLMNSAKSHTDFKFMYSWASTHCPKAYSQLKREFRTKLMKKQLLRVSFVRTLLNR is encoded by the coding sequence ATGGATCACAGCGAAGGATTGCATCAGGCCGGCTACCGATTACTGCATCAGCTCCATGAAGATATTCAGCATCCGCCCGCAGACGGACTGTCCCGCGAAGATATCATCACCAGATGCCGGAATATCAGTAGCGGAGCAGCCGATAGCGCAGCGAAAGAATCGCTGGAGACGCTAACCGGAGTCATTGAAGCCTGCTTGTCTGGGCGTGCCTCGGCGGATGCGCTGCAGTTCTATTGTTCGGCACAGTTCAAAACGGACATCACCATGGAGTTCCCGGAGCTCATAGCCGGACTGGAGAAGCTGCGGAGCACTGCACCGGATAACAAGCCTGCAGAACCCGCCGACCCGGCCAGCCTTCCGAAGATTAGCGTGATTATCACCACATATAATAGAAAAGATTTCCTGAACCAGGCGATTACCAGCATTCTGCGCCAGGATTATCCCCATAAAGAGATCACCGTGATCGATGATTGCTCCAGCGACGGAACGGATGCCATGATGGCTGCAAGCTTTGGGGAGGAACCACGTGTCATTTATATGCGCAGCGAAACCAATCAGGGGCCGGGGAACAACCGGCGTAAGGCGTTCGCCGCTCACGGCGACGGGGAGTACATTCTGTTCCTGGACGATGACGACTATCTCATTGACTCCAGCTATTTCAGCAAGGCTGTAAGCTTCCATAAGCTCCACCCGGAAATCTCCTTTGTCGCGGCGAATGTCTTCATGGAATATTCCAAGTCGCAGCAGCTCAAAATCTCCAGTCTGGGACTGCGCAGCATCACGCCTAAGCAGGACTATTTTAAAAATTTCGAGCAAAAGAACTATCCCAAGCCCGCCTCCACACTCACGACGATCTTTAAGCGGGAAGCGCTGATGGCGCTGGATATCCTGAACATGAACATGGTGAACGACGCTTCGATTTATCTGCGCGCACTGCTGATCGGCGATGCCGGATTTATCGATACTATTGCCGGAGTATACCGGATCCACGGCAACAATATCACCTTCAATCTCAGCCAGTCCTTCCTGATCGAGAATCTGGAGGAGAAGCGGCTGATCCGCAACATGGCCATTGAACGCTACGGCTACAGCAAGGCGGAAATGAACGAGTGGTTCAACCATAACGTCTATGACACCATCTCGTATTATCTGATGAACTCGGCCAAAAGCCATACCGATTTCAAGTTCATGTACAGCTGGGCCAGCACCCATTGCCCCAAAGCCTATAGCCAGCTCAAACGTGAGTTCCGCACCAAGCTGATGAAAAAGCAGCTGCTGCGCGTTTCTTTTGTAAGAACACTGTTGAACCGGTAA
- a CDS encoding lipopolysaccharide biosynthesis protein, with protein sequence MKAKRSMLNLGFGLASQVITIVLGFFIPRLIMVNYGSEANGLIASIVQIISYFALLEAGIGAASLQALYKPIAAGDRGHINSILAASSSYYKKTGIYYFISVVLLAVIYPLVIHSEISGIAIMAIILFSGLGGAINYYFQGKFRILLIAEGKSYVETSIVTIANILNNVVRIILLLQGVNIIAVQASFFVLTLLQIVAFYIYSRKHYQWIDLNQKPDFAAIGQKNSVMVHEISYLVFRNTDVLILTIFTNLKIVSIYVMYNMIFTIVDNIVQTVNGSIKSALGQSYHEGKEAFVKFYDAYEVYFMGLIFSILTVVYIIILPFMRLYTAGVNDVNYINFWLPVLFVVIKLLTNARTSSNNLITIAGHFRNTQFRSILESAINLGASVIFVIFFGIYGVLMGTIAALLYRSIDIIVYASRVLLERSPWVTFRRWLTNVVVFAAIVAAANLIDIKMTSYTAVILWSVLLGVIILPLYFLVGSLMEREVFHYAWGYAKSALTKLRLKRKVAAGQRAEA encoded by the coding sequence ATGAAAGCTAAACGGAGTATGCTGAACCTGGGCTTCGGTCTTGCCAGCCAGGTAATCACCATTGTCCTCGGCTTCTTCATCCCGCGGCTGATTATGGTCAACTACGGCTCTGAAGCGAACGGTCTGATCGCCTCGATTGTACAGATCATCAGCTATTTCGCCCTGCTTGAAGCAGGAATCGGCGCAGCTTCGCTGCAGGCCCTCTATAAGCCTATTGCCGCAGGTGACCGCGGGCATATCAATTCGATACTCGCCGCCTCGTCCAGCTACTACAAAAAAACCGGGATTTATTATTTCATCTCTGTTGTTCTGCTGGCCGTCATTTATCCGCTTGTTATCCATTCGGAGATCAGCGGTATAGCGATTATGGCGATTATCCTCTTCTCAGGTCTTGGCGGAGCGATCAATTATTATTTTCAGGGTAAATTCCGCATCCTGCTGATCGCCGAGGGCAAAAGCTATGTGGAGACCTCCATTGTCACGATTGCCAACATTCTCAACAATGTGGTGCGGATCATCCTGCTGCTGCAGGGTGTGAACATTATTGCCGTGCAGGCCTCCTTCTTCGTGCTGACGCTGCTGCAGATCGTTGCTTTTTACATCTATTCGCGGAAGCATTATCAGTGGATTGATCTGAACCAGAAGCCGGACTTCGCTGCCATCGGGCAAAAAAACTCGGTTATGGTGCATGAAATATCCTATCTCGTCTTCCGCAATACCGATGTGCTGATTCTGACGATCTTCACCAATCTGAAAATTGTCAGCATCTACGTGATGTACAATATGATCTTCACCATTGTCGACAACATCGTCCAGACAGTGAACGGAAGCATCAAATCCGCGCTGGGGCAGAGCTATCATGAAGGCAAAGAGGCTTTTGTAAAGTTCTACGATGCCTACGAGGTATATTTCATGGGCCTGATCTTCTCCATCCTGACCGTAGTGTATATTATAATTCTGCCGTTCATGCGCCTGTACACCGCCGGGGTCAACGATGTGAACTATATTAATTTCTGGCTGCCGGTCCTGTTCGTGGTCATCAAGCTGCTGACGAATGCCCGGACCTCGTCCAACAATCTGATTACGATCGCCGGACACTTCCGCAATACCCAGTTCCGTTCGATTCTGGAATCGGCGATCAACTTGGGGGCTTCGGTTATATTCGTAATCTTCTTCGGCATATACGGCGTGCTGATGGGCACGATCGCTGCCCTGCTGTACCGTTCAATCGACATTATCGTCTATGCCAGCAGAGTGCTGCTGGAGCGCAGCCCTTGGGTGACTTTCCGCCGCTGGCTGACCAATGTCGTTGTATTCGCCGCTATCGTTGCTGCAGCTAACCTCATCGATATCAAAATGACCTCGTACACCGCCGTCATTCTGTGGAGCGTGCTGCTGGGTGTCATCATCTTGCCTCTTTATTTCCTGGTCGGCTCACTGATGGAGCGGGAGGTCTTTCATTACGCCTGGGGTTACGCCAAAAGCGCCCTCACCAAGCTGCGGCTTAAACGCAAGGTTGCGGCGGGGCAAAGGGCCGAGGCTTAG
- a CDS encoding polysaccharide pyruvyl transferase family protein, with amino-acid sequence MKKMMIYAYTEFNLGDDLFIKVLCERYPDTRFMIIAPRLYKLVFKDIKNLKVYASDSVLFRGVNYVFRKLKLHPNFVQRLLGDQSDGTVHIGGSIFMQGEGWAEYVAAAEDIRNKSKPYYLMGANFGPFTDEGYVQHYRKVFPEYTDVCFREQYSYDLFKDLDNVRMAPDIIFQLKYDGAEPAAEKNGSQGRTIAISVIKPSSKALTGFDDLYYEKMKDVAIHFIQQGYAVHFMSFCQHEGDQEAITHILGLIPAEYQGQTHVHLYKTDIDDILAALSDASFIVASRFHAMILGWVFGKPVFPIAYSKKMINVMQDAYFDGKYTDFAHLAELTPEMVYESMATNTIDVTLQANQAEKHFEQLDAYLSPAPFALEGRRSYES; translated from the coding sequence ATGAAGAAGATGATGATCTACGCATATACAGAATTCAACCTCGGCGACGATTTATTCATTAAGGTACTCTGCGAACGCTACCCGGATACCCGCTTTATGATTATCGCTCCGCGTCTTTACAAGCTGGTCTTCAAGGACATTAAGAACCTCAAGGTCTATGCTTCCGATTCCGTGCTGTTCCGGGGCGTTAACTATGTCTTCCGCAAGCTGAAGCTGCACCCTAATTTTGTGCAGAGGCTGCTCGGGGATCAATCCGATGGAACCGTGCATATCGGCGGGTCTATTTTTATGCAGGGCGAGGGCTGGGCGGAATATGTGGCTGCTGCCGAGGATATACGCAATAAGAGCAAACCCTACTATCTCATGGGTGCCAATTTCGGCCCGTTTACCGATGAGGGATATGTCCAGCACTACCGGAAGGTGTTCCCGGAATATACTGACGTCTGCTTCAGGGAGCAGTACTCCTATGATCTGTTCAAGGATCTGGACAATGTGCGGATGGCTCCGGATATTATTTTCCAGCTGAAATATGACGGTGCCGAACCCGCAGCGGAGAAGAACGGCAGCCAAGGCCGCACGATTGCGATCTCGGTAATCAAGCCCTCCTCCAAGGCATTAACCGGGTTTGACGACCTCTATTATGAAAAAATGAAAGATGTTGCAATCCATTTCATTCAGCAGGGCTATGCCGTGCATTTCATGTCGTTCTGCCAGCACGAGGGTGACCAGGAGGCGATTACGCATATTCTTGGCCTTATTCCCGCTGAGTATCAGGGACAGACCCATGTGCATCTCTATAAAACAGATATTGATGACATTCTTGCCGCGCTATCGGATGCCAGCTTTATCGTCGCCTCCAGATTCCATGCGATGATTCTCGGCTGGGTCTTCGGCAAACCGGTCTTCCCGATCGCCTATAGCAAAAAAATGATCAACGTCATGCAGGACGCCTATTTTGACGGCAAATATACAGATTTCGCCCATTTGGCGGAGCTCACTCCGGAAATGGTCTATGAGAGCATGGCCACGAACACCATCGATGTGACTTTGCAGGCCAACCAGGCCGAGAAGCATTTCGAGCAACTGGACGCCTATCTGTCTCCGGCACCGTTTGCCCTGGAAGGGAGACGCAGCTATGAAAGCTAA